In a genomic window of Allomeiothermus silvanus DSM 9946:
- a CDS encoding DUF92 domain-containing protein has protein sequence MIFSFAFSLCVAFAVGWLAERLGWLRPKSAWAAAWVGGLPLWAGGIPAALAVILLVALGSIASRLNPKSRDRKGRTALQVLANGLPAALGIALGSPLFFLGAIATAAADTLATEVGARSSTAWHPLKGPVSSGTNAAISLPGTLGLIVGAMLFGLFGLALGQPVWPVALGGITGAFADTLLGLLEDRLEGWSNDLTNLLATTLGGLFALGLGSWILYEPGQTHVRL, from the coding sequence ATGATTTTCTCTTTCGCCTTTAGCCTCTGCGTGGCCTTTGCCGTGGGCTGGCTGGCCGAGCGCTTGGGTTGGCTACGCCCCAAAAGCGCCTGGGCCGCCGCCTGGGTGGGCGGCTTGCCGCTGTGGGCGGGGGGGATTCCGGCAGCACTCGCGGTGATATTGCTGGTGGCCTTAGGTAGCATCGCCTCCCGCCTCAACCCCAAAAGCCGCGACCGAAAGGGCCGAACCGCCCTCCAAGTCCTGGCGAATGGGCTCCCCGCCGCTTTGGGCATCGCCCTCGGCTCTCCCCTCTTCTTCCTGGGGGCCATCGCCACCGCCGCCGCCGATACCCTGGCGACCGAGGTAGGAGCCCGCTCGAGTACCGCCTGGCACCCGCTCAAAGGGCCAGTATCCAGCGGAACCAACGCTGCCATAAGTTTGCCGGGAACTCTGGGTTTGATCGTCGGGGCGATGCTCTTCGGGCTTTTTGGGCTCGCGCTTGGCCAACCTGTTTGGCCCGTCGCGCTCGGTGGCATCACCGGAGCCTTCGCCGATACCCTGCTGGGCCTCTTGGAAGACCGCCTCGAGGGATGGTCCAACGACCTCACCAACCTCCTCGCCACGACCCTGGGGGGCCTTTTCGCCCTGGGGCTGGGTAGCTGGATTTTGTATGAACCCGGACAAACACATGTGAGACTCTAA
- a CDS encoding RelA/SpoT family protein: protein MSQAVDISPTQLWARLEPKIAYLPPAEQGRVRTALEFAFAAHQGQLRKSGEPYIVHPVAVAEILAELGLDAETLMAGLLHDTVEDTEVKPEDIEERFGTAVRRIVEGETKVSKLYKLAHQVAEERPSLEEQRAEDLRQMFIAMAEDVRIIIVKLADRLHNLRTLEFMPPHKQTRIARETLEIYAPLAHRLGIGQIKWELEDLSFRYLEPEAYADLLGRLKSHRAEREAAVERGKEALEAVLQRDSVLGASIQGYEVTGRTKHLYSIWKKMQREGRALEQIYDLLALRVILEPRPTPNLEEKAMREKQVCYHVLGLVHALWQPIPGRVKDYIAVPKPNGYQSLHTTVIAGSGLPLEVQIRTREMHQIAEYGIAAHWLYKQGLTDPEEIKRRVDWLRSIQEWQAEFSSSREFVDAVTRDLLGGRVFVFTPKGRIINLPRGASPVDFAYHIHTEVGNHMVGAKVNGRIVPLSYELQNGEIVEILTAKTAHPSKDWLEYAKTRSAKQKVRAFFRAKERAETLEKGQRTLEKYFKRRGLPVPKESALEEVAKKLVRHASPEDLYMALAQGRVTTQQIARILAPKTEEAVAAKPKPVKNELGIRLENNLAAPLKLASCCNPEKGDPILGYVTRGRGVTIHRAGCPNLKRLLEQDAGRIVAAHWEGVGWGRVTNLEITARDRAGLMRDVMDVIAGAGMSAMGIESRILGESAHMKVRLEVGGAERTMLENQIRQVPGVRDVRWTQ, encoded by the coding sequence GTGTCGCAAGCGGTGGATATCAGCCCAACCCAGCTCTGGGCTCGCCTCGAGCCAAAGATCGCCTACCTGCCGCCCGCCGAGCAGGGGCGGGTTCGGACGGCGCTAGAGTTCGCGTTCGCCGCCCATCAGGGCCAGCTGCGCAAGTCCGGTGAGCCCTACATTGTTCACCCGGTGGCGGTAGCCGAGATCCTGGCTGAGCTGGGCCTGGATGCCGAAACCCTGATGGCCGGGCTCCTCCATGACACCGTGGAGGACACCGAGGTAAAGCCTGAAGACATCGAGGAGCGCTTCGGGACAGCGGTACGGCGGATCGTGGAGGGCGAGACCAAAGTCTCTAAGCTCTACAAGCTGGCCCACCAGGTCGCCGAAGAAAGGCCCAGCCTAGAGGAGCAGCGGGCCGAGGATTTACGGCAGATGTTCATCGCCATGGCCGAGGATGTGCGGATCATCATCGTCAAGCTGGCCGACCGGCTGCACAACCTGCGCACTTTGGAGTTCATGCCGCCGCACAAACAGACCCGCATCGCCCGCGAGACCCTGGAGATCTACGCGCCGCTGGCCCACCGGCTGGGCATCGGGCAGATCAAGTGGGAACTCGAAGACCTCTCCTTCCGCTACCTCGAGCCAGAAGCCTACGCCGACCTCTTGGGTCGGCTCAAGAGCCACCGGGCCGAGCGTGAGGCGGCGGTAGAGCGGGGCAAGGAGGCGCTTGAAGCGGTTTTACAGCGTGACTCAGTGCTGGGGGCCTCGATCCAGGGCTACGAGGTCACGGGCCGTACCAAGCACCTCTACTCAATATGGAAAAAGATGCAGCGCGAGGGCCGGGCCCTAGAGCAGATCTACGACCTGCTGGCCTTACGGGTGATCCTCGAGCCCAGACCCACCCCCAACCTCGAGGAAAAGGCGATGCGCGAGAAACAGGTCTGCTACCACGTGCTGGGATTGGTCCACGCCCTCTGGCAGCCGATTCCGGGCCGGGTCAAGGACTATATCGCCGTTCCCAAGCCCAACGGCTACCAGTCCTTGCACACCACGGTGATCGCCGGTTCCGGCTTGCCGCTCGAAGTGCAGATCCGCACCCGTGAGATGCACCAAATCGCCGAGTACGGCATCGCCGCGCACTGGCTCTACAAGCAGGGCCTCACCGACCCCGAAGAGATCAAGCGGCGGGTAGACTGGCTCAGGAGCATCCAGGAGTGGCAAGCCGAGTTTTCTAGTTCTAGAGAGTTTGTAGATGCGGTGACCCGTGACCTTTTGGGCGGGCGGGTTTTCGTGTTCACCCCCAAGGGCCGCATCATCAACCTGCCGCGCGGGGCTTCTCCGGTGGATTTCGCCTACCACATCCACACCGAGGTGGGCAACCACATGGTAGGGGCCAAGGTCAACGGGCGGATCGTGCCGCTTTCCTACGAATTGCAAAACGGCGAGATCGTGGAGATCTTGACCGCCAAAACCGCCCACCCCTCCAAGGACTGGCTGGAGTACGCCAAAACCCGTTCGGCCAAACAGAAGGTGCGGGCTTTTTTCCGCGCCAAAGAGCGAGCCGAGACCCTGGAGAAGGGCCAGCGCACCCTAGAGAAGTACTTCAAGCGCCGGGGCTTGCCTGTGCCCAAAGAGAGCGCGCTCGAGGAAGTGGCCAAGAAGCTGGTGCGCCATGCTTCCCCTGAGGATTTGTACATGGCCTTGGCCCAGGGGCGGGTCACCACCCAGCAGATCGCTCGGATCCTGGCCCCCAAGACCGAAGAGGCCGTTGCCGCCAAGCCTAAGCCGGTCAAAAACGAGCTGGGCATCCGGCTCGAGAACAACCTGGCCGCCCCCCTCAAGCTCGCCAGCTGTTGCAACCCGGAAAAGGGCGACCCCATCCTGGGCTACGTGACCCGAGGGCGCGGGGTGACCATTCACCGGGCGGGCTGCCCCAACCTAAAGCGGCTATTGGAGCAAGACGCAGGCCGCATAGTGGCCGCCCACTGGGAGGGCGTGGGTTGGGGGCGGGTGACGAACCTGGAGATCACCGCCCGGGACCGCGCCGGGCTGATGCGCGACGTGATGGACGTGATCGCCGGGGCCGGGATGAGCGCCATGGGCATCGAAAGCCGCATCCTGGGCGAGAGCGCCCACATGAAAGTGCGGCTCGAGGTAGGCGGAGCCGAGCGCACCATGCTGGAAAACCAGATCCGCCAGGTGCCGGGCGTGCGCGACGTACGCTGGACTCAGTAG
- a CDS encoding SPOR domain-containing protein, whose amino-acid sequence MKRWLAVLVLATLVCSMWASAAPIATVYDQLSGSLAQVQSLQSSNPAQALTLLNDAQNRFRNSASDLASQLSDGILRNLEDAKVAIQRRSRTDLEARILVIRGILGKALYDAYFTAVAAKQGPQAQELLRRLVAASGLPATLSEQATALANAANLNGLRLLFERTYAQNMLTAIARARNQASPQAAYLDTTRAYALYLVVQDSPRASGLSAQDFVGALAKLSANQMDDFRAQAQALNQKIQAFLQQIGSRPSDQPRQTATPPANGGVAAQSPTPNSAARAPTAPPSKPQPAPIQPVPVVPAQPSASAEDAYQRLLGDVRFLVSDPAKAERVTEQLTGAGILSVDDWKRAVLEVKGQAITAQSQVQIGRFDQARQTLRQLQSQYRSQVEPIVAALNPTLAERTNRLIGAMQQAVGLRTTDFSVLSNELEESRLALSKQSLGFGHDFQVSLQLLLLGLPRAVLFILAGMLAVIPLYLLALTFGGRNIYWRFLGLAFFFLLLPAMLEGLSYIGSILADYGNLPFFGTLASLSIQQSLTAQMFWALTLFLVIVFAGIGLRGIATQFGLLQNTRTPLGQQASVTMSRADPKMTTETLVEWDEEF is encoded by the coding sequence ATGAAGCGTTGGCTGGCAGTCTTGGTTCTCGCCACGTTAGTTTGCTCTATGTGGGCATCGGCAGCCCCGATTGCCACCGTATATGACCAGCTTTCAGGCAGCCTGGCCCAAGTGCAAAGCCTGCAAAGCAGCAACCCCGCGCAGGCCCTGACCCTGCTTAACGATGCTCAGAACCGCTTCCGCAACTCGGCCAGCGATCTGGCCTCTCAGCTCAGCGACGGGATCCTGCGCAACCTCGAGGACGCTAAGGTAGCCATCCAGCGCCGTAGCCGCACCGACCTGGAGGCTCGGATCCTGGTGATCCGGGGCATCCTGGGCAAAGCCCTTTACGATGCCTACTTCACCGCCGTCGCCGCCAAACAAGGCCCCCAGGCCCAGGAGTTGCTGCGTCGCCTGGTAGCGGCAAGCGGACTCCCAGCTACCCTATCCGAGCAGGCCACCGCGCTGGCGAACGCCGCCAACCTCAACGGCCTGCGCCTGCTTTTTGAGCGCACTTACGCCCAAAACATGCTCACCGCCATCGCCCGGGCCCGTAATCAGGCCAGCCCTCAAGCCGCCTATCTCGACACTACCCGAGCCTACGCCCTGTATCTGGTGGTTCAGGACTCGCCCCGGGCCAGCGGGCTCTCCGCGCAGGATTTTGTGGGGGCGTTAGCCAAGCTCTCCGCTAACCAGATGGACGACTTCCGCGCCCAGGCCCAGGCCCTGAACCAGAAGATCCAAGCCTTCCTCCAGCAGATCGGTAGCCGACCATCTGACCAACCCCGGCAGACCGCCACCCCCCCCGCCAACGGGGGGGTGGCTGCCCAAAGCCCTACACCCAACTCTGCAGCTCGAGCCCCAACCGCTCCACCGTCCAAACCCCAACCTGCCCCAATCCAGCCGGTCCCTGTGGTCCCGGCACAGCCCAGCGCCTCCGCCGAGGACGCTTACCAACGCCTCCTGGGAGATGTGCGGTTCTTGGTGAGCGACCCAGCCAAAGCCGAGCGGGTTACCGAGCAGCTCACCGGGGCAGGGATCCTCAGCGTGGATGACTGGAAGCGCGCGGTTCTTGAGGTCAAGGGACAGGCCATCACCGCCCAGTCGCAGGTCCAGATCGGGCGATTTGACCAAGCCCGCCAGACCCTGCGGCAGTTGCAGTCCCAGTACCGCAGTCAGGTCGAGCCGATAGTAGCCGCCCTCAACCCCACCCTCGCCGAGCGCACCAACCGGCTGATCGGCGCTATGCAGCAAGCGGTAGGGCTACGCACCACCGACTTCAGCGTGCTCTCCAACGAGCTGGAAGAGTCCCGGCTGGCCCTCTCCAAACAAAGTCTGGGCTTCGGCCACGACTTCCAGGTGAGCCTCCAGCTCCTGCTCCTCGGCCTGCCCCGTGCGGTGCTCTTCATCCTAGCCGGGATGTTAGCGGTAATCCCCCTGTACCTGCTAGCGCTGACCTTCGGCGGGCGCAACATCTATTGGCGCTTTTTGGGCCTGGCCTTTTTCTTCCTGCTGTTGCCAGCGATGCTCGAGGGTCTGTCCTACATCGGCTCGATCCTCGCCGACTACGGCAACCTGCCCTTCTTCGGTACGCTGGCTAGCCTCTCCATCCAGCAAAGTCTGACCGCCCAGATGTTCTGGGCCCTCACCTTGTTTTTGGTAATCGTCTTCGCGGGGATTGGGCTACGCGGGATCGCCACCCAGTTCGGGCTGCTGCAAAACACCCGCACTCCCCTCGGCCAGCAGGCCAGTGTCACCATGAGCCGCGCCGACCCCAAGATGACCACCGAGACCCTGGTCGAGTGGGACGAGGAGTTCTAA
- the trxB gene encoding thioredoxin-disulfide reductase, translated as MSEYDVVIVGGGPAGLTAAIYTGRANLKTLILEKGLPGGQIAQTEEVENYPGFPEAISGPELAKRMEDQARKFGAELIMDEAQAIEKADFGFLVKGFEQDYRAKSVILATGATPKKLGVPGEEKFYGRGVSTCATCDGFFYRGKEVVVVGGGDAAVEEGLFLTKFASKVTLIHRRGELRANKTAQARAFANPKMHFLWNTVVEEVLGEETVTGVRLRNLETGEVYDYPTDGVFVFIGHTPNTEFVKGLVALRPDGYVDVKDEVYTSVPGLFAAGDVADPIYRQLGTSVGAGTRAAMVAEKYLAAREHPESEIAQDPSPVIEAYLSE; from the coding sequence ATGAGTGAATACGACGTGGTGATCGTGGGTGGTGGCCCGGCGGGCCTCACGGCGGCCATCTATACGGGCCGAGCCAACCTCAAGACCTTGATCCTCGAAAAGGGCCTCCCCGGCGGGCAGATCGCCCAGACCGAGGAGGTCGAGAACTACCCTGGCTTCCCCGAGGCCATCAGCGGCCCCGAGCTGGCCAAGCGCATGGAAGACCAAGCCCGCAAATTCGGTGCAGAGCTCATTATGGATGAAGCACAGGCCATCGAGAAGGCCGATTTCGGATTCTTGGTGAAAGGCTTCGAGCAGGACTACCGGGCCAAGTCGGTGATCCTGGCGACCGGCGCTACCCCCAAGAAGCTGGGCGTGCCCGGAGAAGAGAAGTTCTACGGGCGTGGGGTGAGCACCTGCGCTACCTGCGACGGATTCTTCTACCGGGGCAAGGAAGTGGTGGTGGTGGGCGGGGGTGATGCTGCGGTAGAGGAGGGACTGTTCCTCACCAAGTTTGCCTCCAAGGTCACGCTGATTCACCGCCGGGGTGAACTGCGGGCCAACAAGACCGCCCAGGCCAGGGCTTTCGCCAACCCCAAGATGCATTTCCTCTGGAATACCGTAGTGGAGGAGGTGCTGGGGGAGGAGACGGTGACCGGGGTGCGGCTACGGAACCTCGAGACCGGTGAGGTCTACGACTACCCTACCGATGGGGTGTTCGTCTTTATCGGACACACCCCGAACACCGAGTTCGTGAAGGGACTGGTGGCCTTGCGCCCCGACGGCTACGTAGACGTGAAGGATGAGGTCTATACCTCGGTGCCGGGGCTTTTCGCCGCGGGTGACGTGGCGGATCCCATCTACCGTCAACTCGGCACCAGCGTGGGGGCTGGAACCCGGGCGGCGATGGTGGCAGAGAAGTACCTCGCTGCGCGCGAACATCCGGAGTCGGAGATTGCCCAAGACCCTTCGCCGGTGATCGAGGCGTACCTGAGCGAGTAA
- a CDS encoding prolyl oligopeptidase family serine peptidase produces MARLEYPFTPTVDHVDELHGRKIPDPYRWLEDPNSPQTRAWIEAQNAVTFRFLEQIPVRERLRQRLTELWDYPKATPPFKRGGRYFSFRNSGLQNHNVLYVQESLDAEPRVLLDPNALSSDGTVALNSVAVSRDGNYLAYALAESGSDWLTWRVREVATGQDLPDELRWSKFSLAAWLPDGSGFFYSRYDEPKEGESYTGANYFQKVYLHRVGTPQSEDVLVYGRPDQQEWGFWPQVTHDGRYLVLRVWKGTHQENLIFYRDLQAEGPFIELIPQFEADFTFIGNVGTVFYFKTDLDAPRGRIIAIDTENPAREHWKTIVPEGEDLLEQALFTYDRIAAVHLHHAHHRVRFFGRDGTAQGALELPTLGSLFGLSGEPGDPELFFGFTSFLFPVRTYRYDLNTGQTTLLFDPPLTFDPEAYETHQVFVRSKDGTRVPMFLVHRKGLEPSGQNPTLLYGYGGFNVPLVPNFDPARLAWLEAGGIYAQANLRGGGEYGKEWYRAGTLHQKQNVFDDFIACAEWLIENRWTSPSKLAIQGASNGGLLVGAVMTQRPELFGAALPAVGVMDMLRFHKFTIGWAWVSDYGSPDDPERFETLLRYSPLHNLKPGTAYPATLITTADHDDRVVPAHSFKFAAALQAAQGGEAPVLIRIQTKAGHGLGKPTRIVIEEKADIYAFLFRVLGLEKV; encoded by the coding sequence ATGGCTCGCCTTGAGTACCCTTTCACTCCCACAGTCGACCACGTAGACGAACTCCATGGCAGAAAAATCCCCGATCCCTATCGCTGGCTGGAAGACCCCAACAGCCCGCAGACCCGGGCCTGGATCGAAGCGCAGAACGCGGTAACATTCAGGTTCTTAGAACAAATCCCCGTTCGCGAGCGCCTGCGACAGAGGCTCACCGAGTTGTGGGATTATCCCAAGGCCACCCCGCCTTTCAAACGCGGGGGGCGCTATTTCAGCTTCCGCAACTCGGGGTTGCAAAACCACAACGTGCTGTACGTGCAGGAGAGCCTGGACGCGGAGCCTCGGGTTCTCCTCGACCCCAACGCGCTCTCCTCGGACGGAACGGTGGCGCTAAATAGCGTTGCCGTAAGCCGCGACGGCAACTACCTGGCCTACGCCCTGGCCGAGAGCGGCTCGGACTGGTTGACTTGGCGGGTGCGGGAGGTGGCGACCGGCCAGGACTTGCCCGATGAACTTCGCTGGAGCAAGTTCAGCCTCGCGGCCTGGCTCCCGGACGGCTCCGGCTTCTTCTACTCGCGCTACGACGAGCCCAAAGAGGGTGAGTCCTACACCGGGGCCAACTACTTCCAGAAGGTCTACCTGCACCGGGTGGGAACCCCGCAGTCCGAGGACGTGCTGGTCTACGGGCGCCCTGATCAACAAGAGTGGGGGTTTTGGCCCCAGGTCACCCACGACGGGCGCTATCTGGTCCTCAGGGTGTGGAAGGGGACACACCAGGAGAACCTGATCTTCTATCGAGACCTTCAGGCTGAGGGGCCGTTTATTGAGCTGATTCCCCAGTTTGAAGCCGATTTCACCTTCATCGGCAACGTCGGTACGGTGTTTTACTTCAAGACCGACCTGGATGCTCCCAGGGGTCGAATCATCGCCATCGATACGGAAAACCCGGCTCGAGAGCACTGGAAAACCATCGTGCCAGAAGGGGAAGACCTCCTCGAGCAGGCCCTGTTCACCTACGACCGGATCGCCGCTGTGCATCTCCACCATGCCCACCACCGGGTGCGCTTTTTTGGGCGGGATGGAACGGCGCAGGGAGCACTCGAGCTGCCCACCTTGGGCTCGCTCTTCGGCCTGAGCGGCGAGCCAGGCGACCCCGAACTCTTCTTCGGCTTCACCTCGTTTTTGTTTCCGGTGCGCACCTACCGCTACGACCTGAACACCGGCCAGACAACCTTGCTCTTTGACCCGCCCCTAACCTTCGACCCGGAAGCCTACGAGACCCACCAGGTCTTCGTGCGGAGCAAGGACGGCACCAGGGTTCCAATGTTTCTGGTACACCGCAAAGGGCTCGAGCCCAGCGGCCAAAACCCTACTCTGCTCTATGGGTACGGCGGCTTCAACGTCCCGCTCGTCCCCAATTTTGACCCGGCCCGGCTGGCCTGGCTCGAGGCGGGTGGCATCTACGCCCAGGCCAACCTGCGCGGTGGCGGCGAGTACGGCAAGGAGTGGTACCGGGCCGGGACGTTGCATCAGAAGCAGAACGTCTTCGACGATTTCATCGCCTGCGCCGAATGGCTGATCGAAAACCGTTGGACTTCGCCGTCAAAGCTCGCCATCCAGGGTGCCTCCAACGGCGGTTTGCTGGTAGGGGCGGTCATGACCCAGCGTCCCGAGCTTTTCGGCGCGGCCCTGCCTGCGGTAGGGGTGATGGACATGCTGCGCTTCCACAAGTTCACCATCGGCTGGGCCTGGGTCTCGGACTATGGCTCGCCCGACGACCCCGAGAGGTTTGAAACCCTGCTGCGCTACTCGCCCTTGCACAACCTGAAGCCGGGTACGGCGTACCCCGCTACCCTGATCACCACCGCCGACCACGACGACCGGGTGGTCCCGGCCCACTCCTTCAAGTTTGCCGCCGCGCTGCAGGCGGCCCAGGGGGGTGAAGCGCCGGTACTCATCCGTATCCAGACCAAGGCCGGGCATGGGCTGGGCAAGCCCACCCGCATAGTAATCGAGGAAAAAGCCGATATCTACGCATTTCTTTTCCGGGTGCTGGGGCTCGAGAAGGTATAG
- the aat gene encoding leucyl/phenylalanyl-tRNA--protein transferase, producing MDVAAILELYAQGYFPLGFEDGVGWFDQRAYGTSLRALMPLDERFHVPRSLRRALNSGRFEIRINADFMGVVEGCATRGWSYSSETWLTPELAQMYLRLHRAGFAHSFESWYRGELAGGILGLALGGAFIGDSMFYAVADASKVALVRLVEHLRQRGFLLFDVQVQNPHLERFGAYEVSPREYRRRLQEALARPVRFV from the coding sequence GTGGACGTAGCAGCGATCCTCGAGCTGTACGCGCAGGGTTATTTCCCGCTGGGGTTCGAGGACGGCGTGGGCTGGTTCGACCAGCGGGCCTATGGGACCTCGCTCCGAGCGCTGATGCCCTTAGACGAACGCTTCCACGTGCCGCGCTCGCTGCGCCGAGCGCTGAACTCGGGACGCTTTGAGATTCGCATCAACGCTGACTTTATGGGGGTGGTGGAAGGCTGCGCTACCCGGGGCTGGAGCTATAGCAGCGAGACCTGGCTGACCCCCGAGCTGGCCCAGATGTACCTGCGGCTTCACCGGGCCGGGTTCGCCCACAGCTTTGAGAGCTGGTACCGAGGCGAGCTGGCCGGGGGGATTTTAGGGCTGGCCCTGGGCGGGGCTTTTATCGGGGACAGCATGTTCTACGCGGTTGCGGATGCTTCTAAAGTTGCGCTGGTGCGGCTGGTAGAACACCTGCGGCAACGGGGTTTTCTCCTCTTCGACGTGCAGGTGCAAAACCCCCACCTGGAGCGCTTCGGGGCCTACGAGGTCTCGCCGCGGGAGTACCGACGGAGGCTGCAAGAGGCCCTCGCTCGCCCGGTCCGCTTTGTTTAG